Proteins encoded in a region of the Nicotiana tomentosiformis chromosome 9, ASM39032v3, whole genome shotgun sequence genome:
- the LOC104108694 gene encoding histone H2AX-like, whose product MSSDGGSGKGKGGAGRGKPKASKSVSRSSKAGLQFPVGRIARFLKAGKYAERVGAGAPVYLSAVLEYLAAEVLELAGNAARDNKKNRIVPRHIQLAVRNDEELSKLLGQVTIANGGVMPNIHQNLLPKKAGSGKGDIGSASQEF is encoded by the exons ATGAGTTCTGATGGAGGATCGGGCAAGGGCAAGGGCGGCGCTGGTAGAGGGAAACCTAAGGCATCAAAATCGGTGTCTCGGTCTTCAAAAGCGGGGCTCCAATTCCCCGTTGGTAGGATCGCTCGTTTTCTTAAGGCTGGAAAATATGCTGAGCGTGTTGGTGCTGGTGCGCCAGTTTACCTATCTGCTGTCCTTGAATACCTCGCAGCTGAG GTGTTAGAGTTGGCAGGGAATGCAGCAAGGGATAACAAGAAGAATCGTATCGTGCCAAGGCACATCCAGTTGGCTGTGAGGAATGACGAGGAGCTGAGCAAGCTTTTAGGTCAGGTTACAATTGCTAATGGAGGTGTCATGCCCAACATTCACCAGAATCTGTTGCCTAAAAAGGCTGGCTCGGGCAAGGGTGATATTGGCTCTGCATCTCAAGAGTTTTAG
- the LOC104108686 gene encoding early light-induced protein, chloroplastic-like isoform X2, with the protein MATCVGMQTMILGSPIVSNISKRNGVNQFVPSCYIPRLQRNSTLSVKCMSEDGEKGQTSNSLNDITATPTPTPTPTPPPVETSTKFGDLFAFSGPAPERINGRLAMIGFVAALGAEFANGGDIFAQLSSGGFSWFLGTSALLTLASLIPLFQGIRAEKKYTSGIMSADAEIWNGRFAMLGLVALAFTEYVKGGAFLQV; encoded by the exons ATGGCAACTTGTGTTGGTATGCAGACCATGATTTTGGGAAGTCCAATAGTGTCAAATATCTCAAAGAGGAATGGAGTGAATCAGTTCGTTCCTTCTTGTTATATTCCACGCCTTCAGAGGAATTCTACTCTCAGTGTTAAGTGTATGTCTGAG GATGGTGAGAAGGGCCAAACTTCAAACTCCTTGAATGATATTACTGCAACGCCTACACCAACACCCACACCCACACCTCCTCCTGTGG AGACTAGCACCAAATTCGGAGACCTATTCGCCTTCTCTGGACCAGCACCAGAACGTATTAACGGCAGGCTAGCAATGATAGGATTTGTCGCCGCGCTTGGCGCTGAATTCGCCAACGGCGGCGACATATTCGCTCAGCTATCGAGCGGAGGTTTCTCGTGGTTTTTAGGGACAAGTGCTTTACTAACATTAGCCTCTCTAATTCCTCTATTTCAAGGCATTAGAGCTGAGAAAAAATATACAAGTGGGATTATGAGTGCCGATGCTGAGATTTGGAATGGAAGATTTGCTATGTTGGGATTAGTTGCTTTGGCTTTTACTGAGTATGTTAAAGGGGGTGCATTTCTGCAAgtgtaa
- the LOC104108686 gene encoding early light-induced protein, chloroplastic-like isoform X1 — protein MATCVGMQTMILGSPIVSNISKRNGVNQFVPSCYIPRLQRNSTLSVKCMSEDGEKGQTSNSLNDITATPTPTPTPTPPPVAKTSTKFGDLFAFSGPAPERINGRLAMIGFVAALGAEFANGGDIFAQLSSGGFSWFLGTSALLTLASLIPLFQGIRAEKKYTSGIMSADAEIWNGRFAMLGLVALAFTEYVKGGAFLQV, from the exons ATGGCAACTTGTGTTGGTATGCAGACCATGATTTTGGGAAGTCCAATAGTGTCAAATATCTCAAAGAGGAATGGAGTGAATCAGTTCGTTCCTTCTTGTTATATTCCACGCCTTCAGAGGAATTCTACTCTCAGTGTTAAGTGTATGTCTGAG GATGGTGAGAAGGGCCAAACTTCAAACTCCTTGAATGATATTACTGCAACGCCTACACCAACACCCACACCCACACCTCCTCCTGTGGCTAAG ACTAGCACCAAATTCGGAGACCTATTCGCCTTCTCTGGACCAGCACCAGAACGTATTAACGGCAGGCTAGCAATGATAGGATTTGTCGCCGCGCTTGGCGCTGAATTCGCCAACGGCGGCGACATATTCGCTCAGCTATCGAGCGGAGGTTTCTCGTGGTTTTTAGGGACAAGTGCTTTACTAACATTAGCCTCTCTAATTCCTCTATTTCAAGGCATTAGAGCTGAGAAAAAATATACAAGTGGGATTATGAGTGCCGATGCTGAGATTTGGAATGGAAGATTTGCTATGTTGGGATTAGTTGCTTTGGCTTTTACTGAGTATGTTAAAGGGGGTGCATTTCTGCAAgtgtaa